GCCAAGCCCACCGATCCCTACGAGGCCGGAGCGCCACTGATCGAAGGTCTGAAGGTCACGCGTGATTTGATCAAGCAAGTCGATGGATCCTCGCTTTTGGCACCCGAAAAGCTGGAGCTGCTGACAAACCTCCGCACCAAGGAAGCGCAATTCGAACGAGCGGCGGATCTGGCAATGGGCGTGCTGCTCGACGTATCCGTCGATCCTCCCGAAAGCGGGCAGGGCGGATTCTTTCGTCTTGAACAGACTTTTCAAACCGCGGTGCCCGGACAGACATTTACGCTTACCGCACGCTTTTACGATCGCGGAACACAAGAGGTAGATCCGGAGCAGATTGCGCTCGACATGCCTCAGGGTTTCAAGTCGGAAATCGTGAAGAGCGATCTCAAGCCCCTGCACTCCGGCGATATGGCTTCTGTGCAGTTCCGCGTGACTGTGCCCGAGAACGCGCAATACACGAAGCCCTACTGGGGACGCAAAAATCCGTACAAAGAGAGCGTCGACACGATCAGCGTGCCTGCGTATGAGACCTTGCCTTTGCCACCGTGGCCTTTTCAGGCGCACGCGGATTACAAGATCGCGCAGGGCGAAGGGGTTGCTCATGCGGTCGTGATGGCAAAGTTCATCGATCCGCTTACCGGTCAAGGGCAGCACGAGCTTCCTGTCGCGCCGGCGCTTTCCGTTGAATTCGATAATCCATCAGAACTGGTCCGTATCGACTCGGGAAAGCCGTTTTCTGTGGGCGTGCGCGTACGCAGCCAGCTCACCAGCGCCGCTGACGCAACGCTGCGATTTCAACCTCCGCAGGGCTGGACTGTTTCGCCTTCCAGCCGCGCGGTGCATCTGGAGCACGAAGGTGATGTCGCTGAATTGCAGTTCTCAGTGCAGCCGAAACTCGATCGCGAGCAACACTACGATTTCAACGGATTCGCCGACTATAAAGGCAAGGAGCTCAACCAAGGTTTTGATGTGGTCACGCGCAGCGATCTCGACCGTTTTTACTACTATCGTCCAGCCACCCTCGACGTGAGCGCCGTGCGTGTGAACCTGCCGCCTGGGTTGCGCGTGGGATACGTGATGGGAGCCGGCGATGAGATTCCTGCTGCGCTCAAGCAGCTCGGCATGGACGTGCAGGTGATCTCGCCGGCGAACCTGCCGAATCTCGATCTGTCCCGCTTCCACACCATTGTTATGGGCATTCGTGCTTACGATGTCAGCACGGACGTGCGCGTAAATAATCCCAGGCTGCTCGATTTTGTTCAGCAGGGAGGGACGCTGATTCTTCAGTACAACTCAGGTACTGGCGCGTTCAACGCCGGACACTACACGCCGTATCCCATAACCGCCAGCAATGCGCGCGTGAGCGTGGAGGAAGCGCCGGTAGAAATTCTCGATCCGCAGAGTCCCATTTTGAACTATCCCAATAAAATCACGACTCATGACTTCGACGGCTGGGTGCAGGAGCGCGGGCTTTACTTCATGAGTAACTGGGACGATCACTTCCATCCGCTGCTCGCGTCCAATGATCCAGGCGAGCAGCCGCAAAAAGGCGGCCTGCTGGTCGCCCAATACGGGAAAGGAACATACATTTACAGCGGCTACGCCTTCTTCCGTCAGCTTCCCGCGGGAGTGCCCGGTGCGATCCGGCTCTTCGTAAATCTCCTAAGCGCTGGAAGCCGGGGTTGAACACGAAGGACACGAAGATCACAAAGGTTGTTTGTCTCTGGTGCCCGCGTATTTCTACACGGAATCGTTGAACTCAAATGAGCAATCCTTCGTTTCCTTTGTGACCTTCATGTTAATCCGTTTTTGTTTTTCGCATGAAGATGGCCGTCAAATCTGAACAAGGGCTACTGCGCGGGATCGGGCTGCGCGAGGGTATTTCGCTCAATGTGATCGAGATGATCGGCGTTGGGCCGTTCATCACCATTCCTCTCATTATTCACGCGAGCGGCGGTCCTCAGGCGATGCTTGGCTGGATTCTCGGCGCGCTACTGGCAATGTGCGACGGCATGGTGTGGGCGGAGCTCGGAGCAGCGCTGCCGCGCGCCGGGGGATCTTATGAGTATCTGAAAGAAGTCTATGGGCCGCGCCGGCTGGGTAGATTGCTGTCCTTTTTATATGTTTGGCAGCTCATGATGAGCGCGCCGCTTTCGGCGGCGTCAGGCTGCGTCGGCATTGCCCAGTATGGGGCGTACATCTTCCCATCTCTGCAAAACGTCATTACTTCGCACAAATTTCAATTTGGCTCTGGGCGGCTGGCCTCACTCAGCGCCGAGGTCTCGCTTACTCACGGTACCTTGATCGCGATCGCCGCTTGCGTGGTGGCGATTGTTTTGGCGTTTCGCCGCGTGGACATTGCGGGAAAGATTTCCAACTGGCTGCTGGTTGGAGTGCTGGGCACCATCGCCTGGGTGATCTGGACCGGCATTGCTCACTTCAACTCTGCGCGTGCTTTCGACTTTCCGGCGGGCGCTTTCACTGTGAATCACGGTTTCTTTTTGGGACTCGGCTCGGCAATGTTGATTGCTACGTACGACTACTGGGGCTACTACAACATCTGCTATCTCGGTGCAGAGGTGCGCGATCCGGGCAGGACAATTCCGCGCGCAATTCTGTTCGCTATTGTGATCGTCGCTGCGATTTACGTAGTAATGAACATCAGCATTCTCGGCGTCGTTCCCTGGCGGGAACTCGATCAATCAGCGGTTACAGAATCACGTTTTTATGTCATCTCGACGATGATGCAGCAGGTCTATGGAACCCGCGCCGGACAGATCGCCGCTGTGCTGATCATCTGGACTGCCTTTGCTTCCGTGTTTTCGGTTTTGCTGGGTGTCTCGCGAATTCCCTATGCGGCCGCGATGGATGGCAATTTCTTTTCCGCTTTCGGGAAACTCAACCTGCGCGGACGATTTCCTTCGACCGCTCTCCTCTGTATGGGCGCGCTCACGTGCGTGTTGTCGATGTTTCGACTGGCCGACCTCGTAGCTGCGCTGGTGGTCATCCGTATCATGATGCAGTTCGTGCTGCAGGCGATTGGAGTAATGATCTTTCGCCGTACGCAGCCGGGGCACGAGCGTCCATTTCGTATGTGGCTTTATCCCATTCCGGCGCTTTTGGCCCTTGTCGGCTTTCTCTACATTTTGATTTCCCGCAAGAACTTCGAGCGCGAAGTGCTCTTCGCTACGGTTCTGGTTGTAGTCGGCACCGCGGCCTATTTGCTGCGCGCACGAGGCCGTCGGGAATGGCCATTCGCGGCATCAGAGCTCGCCCGCTAGTCCCAGGGTGGTATTCTTTCGGGTTCTAATTTCATCCCAGGAGATGCAACCGTGAGACTCAAAAACATCGCAGTTGTTGCGACGATCGTTTGTATGTCATGCGCGCTGAGCGTCGCTCAGTCCAGCGGATCGACTTCCAGCTCGACGCAGGCTTCAACGGCAGCTCCGACGATTGCTTCCATCGTCAACGGTCAGCTCAGAGGCATCGAACGCGAAATCATGGGTGCGGCTGAGGCAGTGCCGGAAGATAAGTTTGATTTTTCGCCCGGCACGGCGAATATACCTGGAGATTTCAAGACTCCTGAACCGGTCCGCACCATGAGCGAGCAGTTCAAGCACATTGGCGAAGCCTTAGATGCATACAGTGCGGGAATCATGGGCCAGAAGCCACCGTCGAGCTCCGGCGAGAACGGACCGAAAAACATTAAAACCAAGCAGGAAGTAATTGACTATCTCAAGGGAGCATTCGCGAAGGCACACAGTGCGATTGACACGATCACCGCGCAGAATGCAACCGAAGAAATGCCGAGTCCGTTCGGCGGGAACAGGAAAGTGACGCGTCTGAATCTCGCGGTGCAGATGGTCGGCCATAGCAACAATCATTATGGGCAGATCATTGAGTACCTCCGTATGAATGGAATCGTGCCTACCGAGAGCCGCCCGCGAAAGTAGAAACCAGCTTCAGTGGCAGTACTCATCGAGGCGGTAGCTAGCTTCCGCCTCGATGATCCACTAAGTAAGGAAGTGCTTGCATTGGCGGCAACTCACATCTGCGCTTCCCATTTATAGCTAACTGTGATCTCCCACGCGCGTCTTAATTAGGGAACATTCGCGGACGTCTCTGCGTAAAATCGCAGTAGCGTTGCTCAGGTCTAATCCTTCCAGCTTGATAGTCGATGTTTTGAGGTCAAGATGTTGGAATTGAGCCGAAAAGCGGCGGGAATTGCGCAATCGGAAATTCGCATCATGTCCGTCGAGTGCGAGAGAGCTCGCGGCATCAATCTCGCACAGGGAATCTGCGACACGGAAGTTCCCGAACCGGTACAGCGGGCGGCAATCGATGCCATCCGCTCACGCCAGAATTCGTACACGCGCCTAGACGGAGTGGCCGAGCTTCGGCGCGCAATCGCCCGGAAAATGCGCGATTACAACGGAATTGAAGCTGACCCAGAACGGGAAATCGTTGTTACCGCTGGTTCTACAGGCGCCTTCTACTCCGCGTGCCTGGCGCTGCTAAATGCAGGCGATGAGGTCATAGTCTTCGAGCCCTACTACGGCTACCACGTAAACACGCTGCGCGCTTTCGATTGCGTGCCGGTCTATGTGACGATGCATCCGCCTCGCTGGATCTTCAGCCGCGAACAATGCGAGCAGGCGATTACGACGAAGACACGCGCCATCATTCTCAATAGCCCCGGCAATCCCTCAGGCAAGGTATTTAC
This genomic interval from Terriglobales bacterium contains the following:
- a CDS encoding PIG-L family deacetylase encodes the protein MIPKPVVFRKLFLSLILISVVAASSRLGAEKPTLAQDQGFVALQQELQRLRTTARLMHTTAHPDDEDGGMLTLESRGKGATALLCTLTRGQGGQNKSGDAFSDELGVLRTLELLAADEYYGVEQRFTRVADFGFSKTPEETFEKWGGHDIALGDMVRVIRTFRPDVLVARFSGTPRDGHAHHQASSIVTQEAFKAAGDPNRFPEQIKAGLLPWQPKKLYIGHFGSTEDSNVKFDIGTYSPLLGMSYTQFAVEGLAHQTSQGTGGFRVSPGHRYTYYARVDSTLPKQELKSEESDFFDGIDTSLPGLASRLGSDESKAQFLRPALEQMTKDVNQAAQAAKPTDPYEAGAPLIEGLKVTRDLIKQVDGSSLLAPEKLELLTNLRTKEAQFERAADLAMGVLLDVSVDPPESGQGGFFRLEQTFQTAVPGQTFTLTARFYDRGTQEVDPEQIALDMPQGFKSEIVKSDLKPLHSGDMASVQFRVTVPENAQYTKPYWGRKNPYKESVDTISVPAYETLPLPPWPFQAHADYKIAQGEGVAHAVVMAKFIDPLTGQGQHELPVAPALSVEFDNPSELVRIDSGKPFSVGVRVRSQLTSAADATLRFQPPQGWTVSPSSRAVHLEHEGDVAELQFSVQPKLDREQHYDFNGFADYKGKELNQGFDVVTRSDLDRFYYYRPATLDVSAVRVNLPPGLRVGYVMGAGDEIPAALKQLGMDVQVISPANLPNLDLSRFHTIVMGIRAYDVSTDVRVNNPRLLDFVQQGGTLILQYNSGTGAFNAGHYTPYPITASNARVSVEEAPVEILDPQSPILNYPNKITTHDFDGWVQERGLYFMSNWDDHFHPLLASNDPGEQPQKGGLLVAQYGKGTYIYSGYAFFRQLPAGVPGAIRLFVNLLSAGSRG
- a CDS encoding APC family permease, encoding MAVKSEQGLLRGIGLREGISLNVIEMIGVGPFITIPLIIHASGGPQAMLGWILGALLAMCDGMVWAELGAALPRAGGSYEYLKEVYGPRRLGRLLSFLYVWQLMMSAPLSAASGCVGIAQYGAYIFPSLQNVITSHKFQFGSGRLASLSAEVSLTHGTLIAIAACVVAIVLAFRRVDIAGKISNWLLVGVLGTIAWVIWTGIAHFNSARAFDFPAGAFTVNHGFFLGLGSAMLIATYDYWGYYNICYLGAEVRDPGRTIPRAILFAIVIVAAIYVVMNISILGVVPWRELDQSAVTESRFYVISTMMQQVYGTRAGQIAAVLIIWTAFASVFSVLLGVSRIPYAAAMDGNFFSAFGKLNLRGRFPSTALLCMGALTCVLSMFRLADLVAALVVIRIMMQFVLQAIGVMIFRRTQPGHERPFRMWLYPIPALLALVGFLYILISRKNFEREVLFATVLVVVGTAAYLLRARGRREWPFAASELAR
- a CDS encoding DinB family protein; translation: MRLKNIAVVATIVCMSCALSVAQSSGSTSSSTQASTAAPTIASIVNGQLRGIEREIMGAAEAVPEDKFDFSPGTANIPGDFKTPEPVRTMSEQFKHIGEALDAYSAGIMGQKPPSSSGENGPKNIKTKQEVIDYLKGAFAKAHSAIDTITAQNATEEMPSPFGGNRKVTRLNLAVQMVGHSNNHYGQIIEYLRMNGIVPTESRPRK